The Bacteroidota bacterium sequence TCAGTTCCGTATACTACTGCATACTGCACTTTATGATCTTTTGCCATTTCATGCAAAATGGAATTGTTGCCATTCAAAAAAATTGTTTTGGAATGCGAAGCGATCCAGGCATACAATTCACCTTTTCCTTTTTTCACACCTTCAAAACCGCCAAAACCTTCAAGGTGAGCTTTGCCTACATTCGTGATCAATCCATAATGCGGCTCCGCGATTTTGCAATACGATTCAATCTCGCCCTGGTGATTGGCTCCCATCTCGATGACCGCGAATTCAATATCCGGACTGATAGACAACAACGTGAGAGGTACTCCGATATGATTGTTCAGATTGCCTTTTGTCGCGAGCGTGTTGTAGCGCTTAGACAAAACCGAGCGGATCAATTCCTTGGTGGTTGTTTTACCATTGGATCCCGTCACCGCGAGTACCGGTATTGTTAATTGATGACGATGGTAATTCGCCAGTTGTTGAAGCGCTATCAATCCATCACCCACGAGCAGACAACGATCATTTTTCTGAAACTCCGGCTCATCGACTACAGCATAAGCCGCACCCAACTCGAGGGCTTTTTCCGCAAAAGCGTTTCCATTAAAACTCGGACCTTTCAGGGAGAAAAATACAGATCCCGGAATGATGGCTCTGGTATCTGTAGAAATCCTGGGGTGTCGCTGGTAAATGGAATAGAGTTCCTCTGTCGATATCATAAAACAAATGTAAAATTCAGGATCAAGCAATCCGCATCTTTGAAAAAGAGATATCAAACGGGAGGATTAGAGTTCTATCAACAAAAACGCATCAAATCTGCTTCAATTGAAGAAATGAGAAAGGAATTGCTTTTCACTCATAATTCACTGAATAACAGTTGTTTAATTTTACTATTCACAGACGAATTTTGACAGGAATTTACCAACACCCGCCCTGTTTTTAAAAAAAAGAAGTACTTTTGCGCTCTGAAATCAAAAACCTTAAATCTACATACTTAATCATGGCGAATATTGGAAAAATTACCCAGATCATCGGGCCGGTTGTCGACGTTAGTTTTGATGCGGAAGACACAGCGCTTCCGAACATTTTGGATGCATTGGAAATCGACCGCCCGGGTGGTGGTGTCCTGGTACTTGAGTGCCAGCAGCACATTGGTGAAGATACCGTGCGCGCCATCGCGATGGACTCTACGGATGGTCTGACACGCGGAACCATCGTTCGCGCAGTGGGTGCTCCAATCCAGATGCCGGCAAGTGACGCCATCAAAGGACGTCTTTTCAATGTTGTAGGTGATGCCATCGATGGTATCGGAAAGGTTTCCAAAGAAAAAAGTGTTCCGATTCACCGTCAGGCTCCGAAATTCGAAAACCTGTCGACTGAATCTGAAATCCTTCTTACTGGTATCAAAGTAATCGACCTTATCGAACCTTATGCAAAAGGTGGTAAGATCGGTCTGTTCGGTGGTGCCGGTGTAGGAAAGACAGTATTGATCATGGAATTGATCAACAATATCGCGAAGTCTTATTCCGGTTTGTCTGTATTCGCCGGTGTCGGTGAACGTACCCGTGAAGGAAATGACCTGCTGCGTGAAATGATCGAATCAAACGTAATCCGTTACGGTGAGGAGTTCAAACACAGCATGGAAAAAGGCGGATGGGATCTCAGCAAAGTAGATATGACCGAGCTTGGAAAATCACAGGCGACTCTGGTGTTCGGACAAATGAACGAGCCACCGGGAGCACGTGCACGTGTGGCTTTGTCGGGTCTTACAGTAGCTGAATATTTCCGTGACGGTGATGAAAAATCCGGCGGTCGTGATATCCTCTTCTTTATCGACAATATCTTCCGTTTCACACAGGCAGGATCTGAAGTATCCGCGCTGCTTGGCCGTATGCCGTCAGCCGTAGGTTACCAGCCGACGCTTGCTACTGAAATGGGATTGATGCAGGAACGTATCACTTCTACAAAACGTGGTTCGATCACATCTGTACAGGCGGTTTACGTACCTGCGGATGACTTGACTGACCCGGCTCCTGCGACAACTTTCGCTCACCTTGACGCGACAACAGTATTGAACCGTAAAATTTCCGAGTTGGGTATCTACCCTGCGGTGGATCCACTGGATTCTACATCCCGTATCCTTTCTCCACTTGTTGTTGGTGAAGAACATTACAATACCGCTCAGCGTGTGAAAAATATCCTTCAGCGTTACAAAGAACTCCAGGATATCATTGCCATCCTTGGTATGGATGAATTGAGCGACGAAGATAAGCTGACTGTACACCGCGCTCGTCGTGTACAACGTTTCCTTTCACAGCCGTTCAACGTAGCTGAACAGTTCACCGGATTGAAAGGTGTAATCGTTCCGCTCGAAGAAACAATCAAAGGATTCAACATGATCATGAATGGTGAAGTGGATGAATATCCTGAAGCAGCATTCAACCTCGTTGGAACAATTGATGACGCGATCGCGAAGGGTAAGAAGTTGTTGGCAGAATCGAACTAAGTGGTGCTTGGTGGTTGGAGGTTGGTGCTTAGAGTTTCGAAGAATGCACAGTCTATCAATCTACAATCATCAATCAGCAATCTACAATCAGCAATCTCCAATCAGCAATCTCCAATCATCAATTAAAACGTCCATAACTTAGCTAGAAGAATAACATGCAACTCGAAATAATCACCCCGGATAAAAAAGTTTACAGTGGCGATGTCACTTCCGTTTCCGTTCCGGGAGCGAAAGGACGATTTGAAATGCTGAACAATCACGCAGCCGTGATCTCCACTCTTCTCAATGGAAAAGTAAAGATCAAAGACAAAGAAGGTGTAAAAAGCTTTGATGTAAAAGGCGGAGTGGTTGAAAATCTGAAAAACAAAATCGTCATCCTCGCGGAATCCGTTTAACCATATCTCTCCGCAATAAAAAAAAGGACAATGGCCACAGGCGATTGTCCTTTTTTCTTTTTCTGAGGCATTGATCAGCTCACGGCCTTTTCAATTTCTTTATCCGGAATCATCCAGAGTATCGCGATGCTGAAAAACAAAGCTCCGGAAATCACAGGATGTACATAGGCCATCGGGATGGCAACCGCATACGCTATTTGTGAGATGATTCCTTTTCGGGTGTGTTTTTGAAATGCAA is a genomic window containing:
- a CDS encoding UDP-N-acetylmuramoyl-tripeptide--D-alanyl-D-alanine ligase yields the protein MISTEELYSIYQRHPRISTDTRAIIPGSVFFSLKGPSFNGNAFAEKALELGAAYAVVDEPEFQKNDRCLLVGDGLIALQQLANYHRHQLTIPVLAVTGSNGKTTTKELIRSVLSKRYNTLATKGNLNNHIGVPLTLLSISPDIEFAVIEMGANHQGEIESYCKIAEPHYGLITNVGKAHLEGFGGFEGVKKGKGELYAWIASHSKTIFLNGNNSILHEMAKDHKVQYAVVYGTEEGFDCYGALVTDSPTLEVKWKQGDHSGQIQSQIIGAYNFENILAAVCIGNYFGVSAEAIDEAIAAYVPDNSRSQVVKKGTNTIILDAYNANPTSMEAALKNFAALPDPHKLVCIGDMAELGEESRAEHERIMQLLKKIPAEKFILVGKNFGAFKDQIDCLYFQTSDEAANWVKKNPVKNSVILVKGSRSTMMEKVAEAL
- a CDS encoding F0F1 ATP synthase subunit beta, with product MANIGKITQIIGPVVDVSFDAEDTALPNILDALEIDRPGGGVLVLECQQHIGEDTVRAIAMDSTDGLTRGTIVRAVGAPIQMPASDAIKGRLFNVVGDAIDGIGKVSKEKSVPIHRQAPKFENLSTESEILLTGIKVIDLIEPYAKGGKIGLFGGAGVGKTVLIMELINNIAKSYSGLSVFAGVGERTREGNDLLREMIESNVIRYGEEFKHSMEKGGWDLSKVDMTELGKSQATLVFGQMNEPPGARARVALSGLTVAEYFRDGDEKSGGRDILFFIDNIFRFTQAGSEVSALLGRMPSAVGYQPTLATEMGLMQERITSTKRGSITSVQAVYVPADDLTDPAPATTFAHLDATTVLNRKISELGIYPAVDPLDSTSRILSPLVVGEEHYNTAQRVKNILQRYKELQDIIAILGMDELSDEDKLTVHRARRVQRFLSQPFNVAEQFTGLKGVIVPLEETIKGFNMIMNGEVDEYPEAAFNLVGTIDDAIAKGKKLLAESN
- the atpC gene encoding ATP synthase F1 subunit epsilon — protein: MQLEIITPDKKVYSGDVTSVSVPGAKGRFEMLNNHAAVISTLLNGKVKIKDKEGVKSFDVKGGVVENLKNKIVILAESV